Within Candidatus Peregrinibacteria bacterium, the genomic segment AAAAAAGGCTACAAACTCCTCGCCAATATCCCATACTTCATCACCTCCCCACTACTCCGACATTTCCTCAAAGACCAATACCTAAAAAACTCCAAAATCATCCCATCGATAATAGTTTTCTTAATTCAAAAAGAATTAGCAGAAAAAATAGTGGACAAGAAAAAAGAATCAGTGATCGGACTCAACATCAAAGTATTCGGCACACCTGAAATCATCGCAAACGTCCCTGCCAAGTCTTTCCACCCTGCCCCAAAGGTCGATTCAGCAGTACTCAAGATAACAGTTCACAAAACTTCAAAAGTCGACATGAGCAAAATCGACATAAACAAATTCTTCGAAACAATCGAGCGCGGATTCTCCTCCCCAAGAAAAAAACTTCGCAACAATATACCTGAAGAATTACTTATCACAGCCGGTATAGATCCGAACCTCCGCGCCGAAAAACTCACAATAGAAGATTGGGTAGCTATAACAAGCCTAATCAAATAAACAATTCATCGTTAAATTGATTGTGTTTTTTCAACATAATCGCTATAATTTTACTGTAAAATAATTTTACTTTCCAACAGGCTAAAAATAAATCTCATATTTATAAAAAATTTCACCTTCAGATTTTAAGAATTTTTCATAATTAAACTATATAATATATATATTATGACAACAAAACTCATCAAGATATCACCAAAAGGTCAATTCTCAATCCCTAAAGAAGATCGAGATAAAATCAACTGCGAATACTTCATCTATACCCTTAAAGGAAAACATATAATCTTAAGTCCTGCAAAAATTGAGCCTGAAGATGACCCTATTGGCTTCGGACTACTCTCAGAAAAGGCATTTGCTGAAATATGGGACAATCCTGAAGGTGATATCTACAATAAATTTTATAAGGAATAGATTTTTTAATTTCTAAAATTATGGAAGCTCAAATAATCATTTACAAGTCCGATGATGGCGATATCAAAATCGATGTAACACTCGAAGATGAAACCGTATGGCTCACTCAAGAGCAAATAGCGATACTTTTTGGAAAAGGCAGATCCACTATTACAGAACATATACAAAATATTTTTGAAGAAGGAGAATTGGAAAAAAAACTGGTAAGTCGGGATTTCCGACATACCACAAAACACGGAGCCATAGAGGGAAAAACACAAACCGCAACCACAAAATATTATAATCTTGATGTCATTATTTCGGTAGGCTATCGGGTGAAATCAGCACAAGGAACACAATTTCGCATCTGGGCAACACAAAAACTCAAAGAACACATCGTAAAAGGATTTACCCTCAATGATGAACGGTTTAAATCCGGGAAATCTATGAATTATTTTGCCGAACTCCAAGACAGAATCCGTACAATACGACTTTCGGAACGGTTTTTTTATCAAAAAATCAAAGATATTTATACCACTGCCATTGATTATAATCCAAAAGATGAAAAAACCATTGAATTCTTTAAAATCGTACAAAATAAACTCCTCTGGGCTATTAGCCAAAAAACAGCAGCAGAACTTATTTATCGTCGAGTAGATGCTTCTCTCCCACTTCTCGGGATGCAGTCGTATGACAAACAAGAAGACTCAATCAAAAAAACAGATGTCAGTATAGCCAAAAATTATCTCAACGAAGAAGAAATGAAACTTTTGAAATTGCTCGTAGATCAATATCTTACTTTTGCGGAAACGATGGCCGAACAACAAATACCAATGTACATGAAAGACTGGATAGAACAATTGGATGGTATATTAAAAATGAATAAAAGAGAGCTTCTCACACATGCTGGGAAAATAAACCACGAAATGGCACTCCAAAAATCAAATCAGGAATTTGAAAAATTTAAAGCCGAACAGAGAAAAGTCGAAAAAGCGGAAAGCCTTAAAGAACTTGAGGCTGATTTAAAAAAATTACAATCTTAAATATATGCCGCATTTTTTTTTCCCACAACGTCCGGATGCCAAACCAACCATTTACGCCTACAGGCTGAAAGGCGTTGAAACACATAAAGGCTTGCTTAAAATCGGCTATACGGTTCGTAGCGCACAAGACAGAATTGCGGAACAGCTCAAACAAATAAAAACCGGCGTGATGCAACAGCTTTTGACCGATAAAATAAGACTAAATTACCATTCATAATTCACAATTTATAATTAAAACCATGGATAACGATCAACGCAACAAAATCGCGGTTCTTTAAACAAATTGGTAAACCAAAAGTATGTTTGAGAGCATGTAGATGCTGAAATCTAAAAAATCCAAACGTGCGAAAACAAATTTAATGAATTTTGATCATGTGGAAGTGTGCACGTGAACAGATTTTGTACGTTATCTTGTACAAAAACTCTTCCCGGAAGGAGGGATTGTACAATAATCCGTACAATTTGGTTTTTATGCCTTGCTAAAAAAAACACTCCCAGACACATCTCTCTC encodes:
- the rhuM gene encoding RhuM family protein produces the protein MEAQIIIYKSDDGDIKIDVTLEDETVWLTQEQIAILFGKGRSTITEHIQNIFEEGELEKKLVSRDFRHTTKHGAIEGKTQTATTKYYNLDVIISVGYRVKSAQGTQFRIWATQKLKEHIVKGFTLNDERFKSGKSMNYFAELQDRIRTIRLSERFFYQKIKDIYTTAIDYNPKDEKTIEFFKIVQNKLLWAISQKTAAELIYRRVDASLPLLGMQSYDKQEDSIKKTDVSIAKNYLNEEEMKLLKLLVDQYLTFAETMAEQQIPMYMKDWIEQLDGILKMNKRELLTHAGKINHEMALQKSNQEFEKFKAEQRKVEKAESLKELEADLKKLQS
- the rsmA gene encoding 16S rRNA (adenine(1518)-N(6)/adenine(1519)-N(6))-dimethyltransferase RsmA, with product MNQIDLTNIEHIKGILKTHGTAAKKALGQNFLVDRNALDKIIEAGELHESDQVLEIGPGLGVLTDAILHKTHNLTSLEMDREIIPILQINMHNLHSTEELKDWEVIHTDALKFDIDKTNFKKGYKLLANIPYFITSPLLRHFLKDQYLKNSKIIPSIIVFLIQKELAEKIVDKKKESVIGLNIKVFGTPEIIANVPAKSFHPAPKVDSAVLKITVHKTSKVDMSKIDINKFFETIERGFSSPRKKLRNNIPEELLITAGIDPNLRAEKLTIEDWVAITSLIK